The genomic stretch AGGGGCGTCGGGAGCAGCTCGCTCAGGAGCTCGGCGACAGCACCGCCCAGCCCACCCCGGATCGTGTGATCTTCCACGGTCACCACGTGTCCGGTCTTGCCCACCGACCTCAGGATCAGCTCCTCGTCGAGCGGCTTGAGGGTGGCGATGTTGATGACCTCGGCCTGGAGCCCGTCGGCGGCGAGAAGCTCGGCGGCCTTGAGGCAGTTGGAGAGCGGGCCCCCGGTCGCGAGAATCGTGACGTCCGAGCCCCGCCTCAGCACCGCGCCCTTCCCGAACTGGAAGATATACCCCGAGGGGGAGACCGGCTCGACCGCCTGCCGGGTGAGGCGAAAGTAGACGGGGCCGTCGTGGTCGACCGCGTAGGCCACGGCCTGTTTGGTCTCGACCTCGTCGGCGGGCTGGATGATGGCCAGGTTTGGGAGCGCGCGGGCCAGCGTCAGATCCTCCATTCCCATCTGGCTGTACCCGTCCTCGCCGATGCCGAGGCCGGCGTGGGTGCCGACGATCTTGACGTTGGCGTGGGAGTAGGCGAGCGAGAGCCGGATCGTCTCGAAGCGCCCGATCACGAAGCAGGCGAAGGTGCAGATAAAGGGGATCCAGCCCGAGAGCGCCAGCCCCGCGCCCATCCCGATCAGGTTGGCCTCCGCGACGCCGACGTTGAAGGCACGGTCGGGGTAGGTCTCGGCGAACTTCTGGGTCATCGTGGACTTCGCAAGGTCCGCGTTGACCACGACGATCCGCGTGTTCGTCGCCGCGAGCTCCAGGAGCGCCTCGCCGAACGCCACCCGCGTCGCCTTTGCCGGCATCTCGCGTCTCCTATCTGGTCTCGAGGGCCTCGAGCTCCCTGACGATCGCCGCCACCTTCGGCGTGCGCCCGAGGTACGCCGGCCATTCCGCTTCGCCAACGCCGAGAATCTCGCGGATCGCCTGAACTGCCTCCCGGGGCTTGGGCGCCACCCCGTGCCACTTGGGGTTGTTCTCCATGAACGAGACCGCCTTCCCCTTGACGGTCCGCGCGATCAGGACCACGGGCCTCCCCGTCACCTCGAGCGCCGCCCGGAACCCTTTCACGATGGCGCCCATCTCGTGGCCGTCCGCGATCTCGATCACGTGCCAGCCGAAGCTCTCCCACTTGGCGGCGAGGGGATCGAGGCTCAGGGTCCTGTCCACGAAGTCGTCGTTCTGGATCCCGTTCCGGTCGACGACCACGTAGAGGTTGTCGAGGCAGTACCGGGTGCCGCCCACCTTCGGCGCCGCCATCGCGGCCTCCCAGACCTGCCCGGCCTGGCACTCGCCGTCCCCCAGCATGCCGAAGATGCGGGACGCGCGTCTTTCCATCCGCGCGGCCAGCGCCATGCCGATCGCGATCGAGAGCCCCTGACCCAGCGACCCCGTGGCCGCCTCGATGCCCGGGACCCTTTCGCCGGGGGGACCGGGGTAGGGGTGGCCCTGGAGACGGCTCCCGAGCTTCCTGAGGGAGGGGAGCTCGGCTTCGGAGAGATAGCCGATCCGCGCCAGGACCACGTAGAGGGCGGGGACACAGTGGCCCTTGGAGAGAATGAAGCGGTCGCGCTCGGGCCACCACGGGTCCTTCGGATCGTAGCGGAGGAAGCCGCCGAAGTAGAGCGCGGTGAGGAGGTCGATGGCGGAGAGTGACCCGCCCGGATGGCCGGAGCCCGCGTGGGTCAGGATCCGGATGATCTCGACCCGGCAGTCGCGCGCGATCTCGGCCAGCCGCTTCAGGTCAGCGCCGGGCATGAAGGTCTAGAGGAGCGTGTCGGCGTAATGC from Candidatus Rokuibacteriota bacterium encodes the following:
- a CDS encoding transketolase family protein, yielding MPAKATRVAFGEALLELAATNTRIVVVNADLAKSTMTQKFAETYPDRAFNVGVAEANLIGMGAGLALSGWIPFICTFACFVIGRFETIRLSLAYSHANVKIVGTHAGLGIGEDGYSQMGMEDLTLARALPNLAIIQPADEVETKQAVAYAVDHDGPVYFRLTRQAVEPVSPSGYIFQFGKGAVLRRGSDVTILATGGPLSNCLKAAELLAADGLQAEVINIATLKPLDEELILRSVGKTGHVVTVEDHTIRGGLGGAVAELLSELLPTPLKRLGVEGFGESGDPKGLYARYGLDPDGIAQTVRKSLNR
- a CDS encoding transketolase — translated: MPGADLKRLAEIARDCRVEIIRILTHAGSGHPGGSLSAIDLLTALYFGGFLRYDPKDPWWPERDRFILSKGHCVPALYVVLARIGYLSEAELPSLRKLGSRLQGHPYPGPPGERVPGIEAATGSLGQGLSIAIGMALAARMERRASRIFGMLGDGECQAGQVWEAAMAAPKVGGTRYCLDNLYVVVDRNGIQNDDFVDRTLSLDPLAAKWESFGWHVIEIADGHEMGAIVKGFRAALEVTGRPVVLIARTVKGKAVSFMENNPKWHGVAPKPREAVQAIREILGVGEAEWPAYLGRTPKVAAIVRELEALETR